Within the Thermus oshimai DSM 12092 genome, the region CTTGGAGGCGTTGGAGAAGCTGGTCCGCCTGGCCCCGGACACGGGGGCGGACGCCATCGCCCTGGTGGGCAACCTCATGCCCAAGACGGCGAAGAGCCGGGACTACGCGGCCTTCTTCCGCATCCTCTCCGAGGCCCATCTCCCCACCGCCTACGTCCCGGGCCCCTTGGACGCCCCCATCTGGGAGTATCTCCGGGAAGCGGCCAACGTTGAGCTCGTCCGCCCGGAGATGCGCAACGTCCACGAGACCTTCACCTTCTGGAAGGGGCCCTACCTGGTGGCGGGCATTGGGGGCGAGATCCTGGACGACGGGGAGCCCGAGGAGAAGGAGGCCCTCCGTTACCCCGCCTGGGTGGCGGAGTACCACCTGAAGGCCCTCTGGGACCTCAAGGACTACCCCAAGATCTTCCTCTTCCACACCATGCCCCACCACAAGGGGCTGGGCGAGGGGGGGAGCCACGAGGTGGCCCACCTCATCAAGACCCATAACCCCCTCCTGGTCCTGGTGGCCGGCCGGGGGCAGAAGCACGAGATCTTGGGGGCGAGCTGGGTGGTGGTCCCGGGGGACCTTTCCGAAGGGGAGTATAGCCTCTTGGACCTCCGCTCCAGGAAGCTGGAGACGGGGAACGTGCGCTAGGGACCGGCCCCCCACTGAAGCGAAAGCTTCGGTGGGGGGCCAAAGGATAAGGTTTCGCGGCCGTTTTCTTCCGCGTGGGGATTTTCCCAGGGGAGGGTGTCTGGCCGACATGAGCGTGGCGATCTGTCCCAACTGCGGGGCCAAAAACCGCCTCGGCCGGCCGCCGGCGGGCCAGGTGCCCGTCTGCGGGGCCTGTAAGGCGCCCCTGCCCTGGGTGGTGGAGGCGGACGGGAAGACCTTCGCCCAGGAGGTGGGGGGTGCGCCCTTGGTCCTGGTGGACTTCTGGGCCCCCTGGTGCGGCCCCTGCCGCCTGGTGGCCCCGGTGTTGGAGGAGCTCGCCCGGGAGCACGCGGGCCGGCTCAAGGTGGTGAAGGTCAACACCGACGAGAACCCGGATCTGGCCGGGCGCTATGGGGTGCGGAGCATCCCCACCCTGGTCCTTTTCCAAAAGGGGCACCCGGTGGCCACCTGGGTGGGGGCCCAGCCCAAGCGGGTTCTTTGGGAGCGGCTTAAGCCCTACCTGGCGTAGGGGGTGGAGCATGTTGGAGAAGATCTGGCCTTTCCGTTCCCGGTTCCGTAAGGTGGTGGAGGAGGCTTTGGAGAAGGCCTTTGGGGAGGAAGGAGGGGTGCTGGAACCCCTTTCCGAGCTCTCCGAGGCGGAGGACCACTACCTCCTCCGGGTGGAGGTGCCGGGGCTCGGCCCCGAAAACCTCGAGGTCCGCCTGGAGGGGGACCAGCTGGTGATTGAGGGGGAGAAGAGGGAGGAAAAGCGCACCAAACACCTTTCCGAGATCGTCTACGGCCGGATCTACCGGGCCTACCTCCTGCCCAAGGACGCCAAGAAGGAGGGCCTCGAGGCCCGCCTCTCCAAGGGGGTGTTGGAGGTTAGGATCCCCCGGGAGAAGCGCCCCGAGGAGCCCCCGGTGCGGATTCCCGTCCAGGAAGGGTAAGTGTTCAGGCCTATCTGGGAGGTGAACCCATGCTGATGAAGGTGGCCGAGTTTGAGCGCCTCTTCCGCGAAGCCGCGGGGCTGGATGTGGACAAGAACGACCTGAAGGTCCTTTCCGATTTCCTGCGGAACAAGCTCCACGACCTCCTTTTGCTGGCGGAGCGGAACGCCAAGTACAACGGCCGGGACATCGTCTTTGAGCCCGACCTCCCGGTCACCAAGGGCCTTTCCGAGACCCTCAAGGAGTTCCGAAAGCTTGGGGTGGCCCTGGAGCTTAAGCCCGTTCTGGAAGCCCTTGCGGCCTTGCCCCCTCTGGATCTCGCGATTTCCGAGGATGTGGAAAGGCTCCTTCCCGAGCTGGCGGGGGCCTTGGTGGTGGCCTACGCCCGGGTGATCCGGGAGCTGGACCCGGCGGTCAAAAACCCCACCCCCGAGCACCACGAGCGGGCCCGCCGGGTTTTTGACCTCCTCCTATGAGCCAGGTCCAGCTGGTCCGCCTGTTCCGCCTGGGGGTTCAGGCGGTGTTCAACCTGGTCATCGTGGCCCTCCTCATCGGGCTCTTCGTGGGGGTGGTCCGGACCTTTTTGGAGCTGGGCCTCACCCTCTCGGAGCCCACGGTGCGGCTGGGCCTGAAAGAGCTCATCACCAACGTGCTCAGCCTGGTGGTGGTCCTGGAGCTGGTCCGGGCTTTTGTGGAGTACTTTGAGTTTGAACGGGTGCGCCTGGAGATCCTGTTGGAGGTGGGGGTGGCCCTGGCCCTCCGGGAGCTCCTTCTCCTCCTCTTTGCCGAGAAGCTCGGGGGCCTGGAGGTCTTCTTATGGTCCTTGGGGATCCTGGCCCTGGTGGTGGGGCGCACCCTGGCGGTGTACTACTCCCCGGTTAGGAGGAAGGCGTGAGGGTGGAGGAAGTGGTCCTGCCCGGCGTGGGGCGGAAGTTCACCGTGACCGTGGGCAGCGGGGACCGCATCGTCATCGTGGTCCACAACTCGGGCAAAAGGGAGCTCCAGTACTTTGAGGCCGGGGAGGAGGACGAGCCCGCCGCGGCCCTGGACCTCACCGACGAGGAGGCCCGGGAGCTTGGGGCCATCCTGGCGGGGGTCCTCTTCCATCCCGAGGCGGTGGGGGACACGGAGAGCAAGCTGGGGAGCAAGGTCATTGAGTGGGTGCGGGTCCTCCCCGGCTCCCCCCTGGCGGGGCGGCGCCTGGGGGAGATCGCCCTTCCCCCGGGGGCCCACATCCTGGCGGTGGACCGCCCCGGGGCCCCCCTCATCCCCCACCCCGGCCCCGAGGTGGTGCTGGAGCCGGGGGACACCCTGGTGGTGGCGGGGAGCCGGCAGGCGGTGGAGGCCTTGAGGAGGCAGTTCTGATGCACCCTTCCCTCGAGGCCTTCGCCTTGGCCGCGGGGCTTCTGGCCCTGGGGGCGGCCTTGGTCCACCGCCTGGGCTTTCCCCCGCTTCCCGTCTACCTCCTCATCGGCCTCCTGGTGGGGGAGAGGCTTCCGGTGGAGGAGCTGGAGCCCCTGCCCTCCTTGGGGCTTTTGCTCCTCCTCTTCAGCGTGGGGCTGGAGTTCGGCCCGGACCGGCTTAGGTCCCTTTCAGGGAAGGCCTTGAGGGCGGGGTTTTGGGATGCCTTGGCCCTCCCTTTGGGGTTCCTCTTGGGGCTCCTTCTGGGCCTGGACCTGCGGGGGGCGGCCCTCCTGGCGGGGGTGGTCTACGTGAGCTCCAGCGCGGTCATCGTCAAGCTCATCGTGGACCTCCGCCGGGCGGCCAACCCCGAAAGCGAGGTGGTCCTGGGGGTCTTGGTCCTGGAGGACGTGGCGGTGGCCCTCCTCCTGGCCCTTCTGGGCGGGGAGGGGCCTTGGGGTTTCCTCCTTAGCCTTTTCCTGGCCCTGGCCTACCTGGCCTTCGCCCGGTACCTGGGCCCTCCCCTGGTGCGCGCCGTGGAGGCCTTTTCCGATGAGCTTGTCCTCCTCCTGGGGGCCGCCCTCACCACGGGCACCGCCCTCCTCTTCCACGCCGCGGGGGCTTCGGAGGGCGTGGGGGCCTTCCTCATGGGGGTGGTGGCGGCAAGCCTGGGCCTTAGGGAGCGCCTGGAGCACCTCTTCGGCCCGGTGCGGAACCTGGGGGTGGCCCTCTTCTTCCTGGTGGTGGGGGCCGAGGCGCTGAAGCTTCTTCAAGGCTTCTCCCCCGGGCTTTTCCTCTCCGTCCTCCTGGCCCTTCTCCTGAAGCTTCCCCTGAACCACCGGGGGGCGGCCTTGGCGGGGTTGGGCCTTCGCCGGAGGCTTTACGCCGCGCTTTACCTGGTGCCCCGGGGGGAGTTCAACCTGGTCCTGGGGACGCTGGCCCTGGGCCAGGGGTATCCCGTGGTGGCCCAGTTCGCGGTGCTTCTCGTGCTCATCTCCATCCCCCTGGGGGCCCTGCTTATCCGCTTTGCCCCCGAGATCGGGGCGCGGCTTTACCCCCGCAAGGCCATGGGAACCGCTTAGTAGGGCTTGGGAGAGCCGTTAAGATAGCCAAGGAGGCCCTATGGAGGTGTTCTTCCAGCTTTTCTGGCTTTTTTTCATCCTTTCCGCCCTTTCCCCTTACTTCCAGCAGCAGTGGCTCCTAGGAGCCCGGGCGCGCAAGATGGCCGAACTGGAGCGGAAGCGGGGGAGCCGGGTCATCACCCTCATCCACCGGCAGGAGGCGGTGAGCTTTTTGGGGATTCCCATCAGCCGCTTCATCAACATCGACGACTCCGAGCAGGTCCTTAGGGCCATCCGCCTCACGGACAAGAACGTGCCCATAGACCTCATCCTCCACACCCCAGGGGGGCTGGTCCTGGCGGCGGAGCAGATCGCCGAGGCCCTCCTCCGCCACCCCGCCAAGGTCACGGTCTTCGTGCCCCACTACGCCATGTCCGGGGGGACCCTCATCGCCTTGGCCGCGGACGAGATCGTCATGGACGAAAACGCCGTCTTGGGCCCCGTGGACCCCCAGCTTGGCCAGTACCCCGCGGCCAGCATCCTCAAGGTGTTGGAGAAGAAGCCCCTTTCGGAGATCGACGACCAGACCCTCATCCTGGCGGACGTGGCGGAGAAGGCCCTCAGGCAGGTGAAGGCCACGGTGAAGAACCTGCTTCTCAAGCACATGCCCGAGGAAAAGGCCGAGGAGGTGGCCCACCTCCTCTCCCAGGGCACCTGGACCCACGACTACCCCATTGACGTGGCCCAGGCCCGGGCCATGGGGCTTAAGGTGTCCACGGAGATGCCCCTGGAGGTCTACGAGCTCATGGAGCTTTACCCTCAACCCCAAGGGGGCAAGCCCAGCGTCCAGTACGTGCCCGTGCCCTACCGGGGGGAGCCCGGGGGGAGGTAGGGGGTGCTCCCCCTTTACGACGTCAACCGGGCCCGGCGCCCCGCCTTGGTGGTGAAGGCCCTGGTCCTCCTCAACGCTCTGGCCTTCCTCCTGGAGCTGGCCTGGGGTCCGGAGGCGGTGATCCAGGCCTTGGGCTTCATCCCCGCCCTCTTCTTCCAAGACCCCTTGGGGGAGGGGTACCGCCTCCTCACCAGCATGTTCCTCCACGGGGGGTTCTTCCACATCTTCTCCAACCTGTGGTTCCTTTGGATCTTCGGGGACAACGTGGAAGACCGCCTGGGCCACGGGCGCTTTCTCCTCTTCTACCTCCTTGGGGGGGTGGCGGCGGCCCTGGCCCAGGGGATCATGGACCCCGCCTCTTCCGTGCCCATGATCGGGGCCAGCGGGGCCGTGTCCGCGGTGCTTGGGGGTTACTACGTCCTTTTCCCCCGGGCCTACGTGGTGGCCCTGGTGTGGTTCATCCTGCCCTTCACCTTGGCCCTGCCCGCGGGGTTCTACCTGGGCTACTGGGCCCTCTTGCAGCTCCTTCAGGGCCTCGCCGGGGTGCCCGGCATCGCCTTCTGGGCCCACCTCGGGGGGTTCCTCTTCGGGGCCTTCACCGTGCGGGCCTTTGCCCCCAGGTGGCGGCGCTGGTAGACTCCTAACCATGAAAGTCCAGGACCTCATGACCCAAGACCCCGTCTGCGTGGGACCGGAGGAGACCCTGGAGCGGGCGGCGGAAATCCTTCTGGAAAAGCGCTACGGCGGGCTTCCCGTGGTGGACGGGGAGGGGCGGCTTCTGGGCCTCCTCCAGGTGGAGGACCTCCTGCCCCGACCCGAGAACATCCCCTTTTCCGACGTGGAGGCCTGGCAGCTCTTCGGGGAGTGGGTGGACGAGGGGGTGCTGGAGGAGATCTACCGGCGCTACCAGAAGACCCCGGTGGAGGCGGCCATGCAAAGGGAGATCCCCCGGGTCCACCCCGAGACCCCTCTGGGGGAGGCCCTTAGGATTCTGGTGACCACGGGGGTGCGCCACCTGCCGGTGGTGGACGGGGAGGGGCGGGTGGTGGGCATCATCACCCGGAGCGACTTCCTCAAGTTCTTCCTGCGGAGGGCCTGATGCACGGGGCGGGGCATATCCTCGAGGTCTTCTACCTTCTCCTGGCCGCCCAGCTCATGGCCTACCTCTTCCGCAGGCTGGGCCAGCCGGTGGTCATCGGGGAGGTCCTGGCGGGGATTCTGGTGGGCCCGGCCCTCCTCGGCTGGGTGCACGAGGGGGAGATCCTGGAGTTTTTGGCGGAGCTTGGGGCCATCTTCCTCCTCTTCATGGTGGGCCTCGAGACCCGCCTGAGGGACATCCTGGCCGTGGGCAAGGAGGCCTTTTTGGTGGCCGTCCTGGGGGTGGCCTTCCCCTTCGTGGGGGGGTACCTCTTTGGGCTCCAGATCGGGTTCCAAACCCTTCCCTCCCTTTTCCTGGGCACCGCCTTGGTGGCCACCAGCGTGGGCATCACCGCCCGGGTCCTGCAGGAGCTCGGGGTGCTCTCCCGCCCCTACGCCCGCATCATCCTGGGGGCCGCGGTCATTGACGATGTCCTGGGCCTCATCGTCCTGGCGGTGGTGAACGGCGTGGCCAAGACCGGGGCCGTGGAGTTTGGGGCCATCCTCCAGCTCATCCTCCTCTCCCTGGCCTTCGTGGGGGTGGCCGTGGCCCTGGCCCCCCTCTTCGCCCGCCTCCCCCTGGACCGCCTCCCCGTGGGGAGCCCCGTGGGCTTTGCCCTGGCCTTTGGGGTGGGGATGGCCGCCCTGGCGGCCACCATCGGCCTCGCCCCCATCGTGGGCGCGTTCCTGGGGGGGATGCTCCTCGCCGAGCTTCGGGAAAAGTACAAGTTGGAGGAGCCCATCTTCGCCATCGAGGGTTTCTTAGCCCCCATCTTCTTCGCCATGGTGGGGGTGAGGCTGGAGCTTGCGGCCCTGGTTCAGCCCGCCACCTTGGTGGCGGGGGCCGTGGTGAGCGTCATCGCCATCCTAGGGAAGGTCCTGGGCGGGTTCCTGGGGGCCCTCACCCAGGGGTACCGGGCGGCCACCGTGGTGGGGGTGGGCATGGCCCCCCGGGGGGAGGTGGGCCTCATCGTGGCCGCCTTGGGCCTGGCCGCGGGGGCGGTGAACGAGGAGGAGTACGCCATCGTCCTCTTCATGGTGGTGGCCACCACCCTCTTCGCCCCCCTGGCCCTGAAGCCCCTCATCGCCTGGGCGGAAAGGGCCAGGAGGGTGGGTGGGGACTAGAGGGTTAGGGCCCGGTAGGCGGCGTAAGCGGAAAGGACCCCGGCCAGGTACTCCCGGGGCTCGTCCCTTTCCTGGAAGCGGAGAAAGGCCCAAAGGTCCCCCTCCCGGGCCAGACCCCTCAGGGTGTAGCCGATCCCGCCGTTGTAGGCGGTGACCGCGCAGGCCAGTACCCCTTCCGGGGGCACGGCGTTTTGG harbors:
- a CDS encoding DUF1931 family protein, translated to MLMKVAEFERLFREAAGLDVDKNDLKVLSDFLRNKLHDLLLLAERNAKYNGRDIVFEPDLPVTKGLSETLKEFRKLGVALELKPVLEALAALPPLDLAISEDVERLLPELAGALVVAYARVIRELDPAVKNPTPEHHERARRVFDLLL
- a CDS encoding rhomboid family intramembrane serine protease, whose product is MLPLYDVNRARRPALVVKALVLLNALAFLLELAWGPEAVIQALGFIPALFFQDPLGEGYRLLTSMFLHGGFFHIFSNLWFLWIFGDNVEDRLGHGRFLLFYLLGGVAAALAQGIMDPASSVPMIGASGAVSAVLGGYYVLFPRAYVVALVWFILPFTLALPAGFYLGYWALLQLLQGLAGVPGIAFWAHLGGFLFGAFTVRAFAPRWRRW
- a CDS encoding cation:proton antiporter: MHGAGHILEVFYLLLAAQLMAYLFRRLGQPVVIGEVLAGILVGPALLGWVHEGEILEFLAELGAIFLLFMVGLETRLRDILAVGKEAFLVAVLGVAFPFVGGYLFGLQIGFQTLPSLFLGTALVATSVGITARVLQELGVLSRPYARIILGAAVIDDVLGLIVLAVVNGVAKTGAVEFGAILQLILLSLAFVGVAVALAPLFARLPLDRLPVGSPVGFALAFGVGMAALAATIGLAPIVGAFLGGMLLAELREKYKLEEPIFAIEGFLAPIFFAMVGVRLELAALVQPATLVAGAVVSVIAILGKVLGGFLGALTQGYRAATVVGVGMAPRGEVGLIVAALGLAAGAVNEEEYAIVLFMVVATTLFAPLALKPLIAWAERARRVGGD
- the trxA gene encoding thioredoxin; this encodes MSVAICPNCGAKNRLGRPPAGQVPVCGACKAPLPWVVEADGKTFAQEVGGAPLVLVDFWAPWCGPCRLVAPVLEELAREHAGRLKVVKVNTDENPDLAGRYGVRSIPTLVLFQKGHPVATWVGAQPKRVLWERLKPYLA
- a CDS encoding phosphate-starvation-inducible PsiE family protein; this translates as MSQVQLVRLFRLGVQAVFNLVIVALLIGLFVGVVRTFLELGLTLSEPTVRLGLKELITNVLSLVVVLELVRAFVEYFEFERVRLEILLEVGVALALRELLLLLFAEKLGGLEVFLWSLGILALVVGRTLAVYYSPVRRKA
- a CDS encoding CBS domain-containing protein; the protein is MKVQDLMTQDPVCVGPEETLERAAEILLEKRYGGLPVVDGEGRLLGLLQVEDLLPRPENIPFSDVEAWQLFGEWVDEGVLEEIYRRYQKTPVEAAMQREIPRVHPETPLGEALRILVTTGVRHLPVVDGEGRVVGIITRSDFLKFFLRRA
- a CDS encoding Hsp20/alpha crystallin family protein; the protein is MLEKIWPFRSRFRKVVEEALEKAFGEEGGVLEPLSELSEAEDHYLLRVEVPGLGPENLEVRLEGDQLVIEGEKREEKRTKHLSEIVYGRIYRAYLLPKDAKKEGLEARLSKGVLEVRIPREKRPEEPPVRIPVQEG
- a CDS encoding heat-stable protein, whose protein sequence is MRRTTRYILATSNPMGDLEALEKLVRLAPDTGADAIALVGNLMPKTAKSRDYAAFFRILSEAHLPTAYVPGPLDAPIWEYLREAANVELVRPEMRNVHETFTFWKGPYLVAGIGGEILDDGEPEEKEALRYPAWVAEYHLKALWDLKDYPKIFLFHTMPHHKGLGEGGSHEVAHLIKTHNPLLVLVAGRGQKHEILGASWVVVPGDLSEGEYSLLDLRSRKLETGNVR
- a CDS encoding cation:proton antiporter regulatory subunit, yielding MRVEEVVLPGVGRKFTVTVGSGDRIVIVVHNSGKRELQYFEAGEEDEPAAALDLTDEEARELGAILAGVLFHPEAVGDTESKLGSKVIEWVRVLPGSPLAGRRLGEIALPPGAHILAVDRPGAPLIPHPGPEVVLEPGDTLVVAGSRQAVEALRRQF
- a CDS encoding cation:proton antiporter; this translates as MHPSLEAFALAAGLLALGAALVHRLGFPPLPVYLLIGLLVGERLPVEELEPLPSLGLLLLLFSVGLEFGPDRLRSLSGKALRAGFWDALALPLGFLLGLLLGLDLRGAALLAGVVYVSSSAVIVKLIVDLRRAANPESEVVLGVLVLEDVAVALLLALLGGEGPWGFLLSLFLALAYLAFARYLGPPLVRAVEAFSDELVLLLGAALTTGTALLFHAAGASEGVGAFLMGVVAASLGLRERLEHLFGPVRNLGVALFFLVVGAEALKLLQGFSPGLFLSVLLALLLKLPLNHRGAALAGLGLRRRLYAALYLVPRGEFNLVLGTLALGQGYPVVAQFAVLLVLISIPLGALLIRFAPEIGARLYPRKAMGTA
- a CDS encoding SDH family Clp fold serine proteinase, which translates into the protein MEVFFQLFWLFFILSALSPYFQQQWLLGARARKMAELERKRGSRVITLIHRQEAVSFLGIPISRFINIDDSEQVLRAIRLTDKNVPIDLILHTPGGLVLAAEQIAEALLRHPAKVTVFVPHYAMSGGTLIALAADEIVMDENAVLGPVDPQLGQYPAASILKVLEKKPLSEIDDQTLILADVAEKALRQVKATVKNLLLKHMPEEKAEEVAHLLSQGTWTHDYPIDVAQARAMGLKVSTEMPLEVYELMELYPQPQGGKPSVQYVPVPYRGEPGGR